A stretch of the Pedobacter sp. MC2016-14 genome encodes the following:
- a CDS encoding DUF4007 family protein, with amino-acid sequence MKIGFSGHETFVCRQFWLKKGFDYIKNGSSFSREEAVIELGVGRNMVSAIRFWLKGFDVLDKDHESLTELGSYLFEDGTGKDPFLEDTASLWLLHYSIIKNEKVFIFNSFFNEFSKEKVEFTKDHLITFLKRKTEESDLRLFSAKTYESDANVFIRTYLRSVDGKADIEDETSNLLTELNLITPFTFRDVDNKLVQWYKLNQTNREEVPVHLILFAIMDRYENNNSIAFNELLEGVNAPGAIFSITESGLENKLREAVEHWPTNLIYNSTAGNRVLQIRKPLDKWSVLNEYYG; translated from the coding sequence ATGAAAATAGGATTTAGTGGACACGAAACTTTTGTGTGCCGGCAATTTTGGCTCAAAAAGGGTTTTGATTACATTAAAAATGGAAGTTCTTTTTCACGAGAAGAGGCCGTAATAGAATTAGGTGTAGGAAGAAATATGGTTTCTGCAATCAGGTTTTGGCTCAAGGGATTTGATGTTTTAGATAAGGACCATGAGAGTCTTACTGAACTTGGAAGTTATTTGTTTGAGGATGGAACGGGTAAAGATCCTTTTCTTGAAGATACTGCTTCTTTGTGGTTGCTGCATTATTCAATCATAAAAAATGAAAAGGTATTTATATTCAACTCTTTCTTTAATGAGTTTTCAAAAGAAAAAGTTGAATTCACGAAAGATCACCTTATCACTTTTTTAAAACGTAAGACGGAGGAAAGTGATTTACGGCTATTTAGTGCTAAAACATATGAATCGGACGCAAATGTTTTTATTCGTACCTATCTTAGGTCTGTCGACGGTAAGGCTGACATTGAAGATGAAACATCAAACCTACTTACTGAACTAAATCTGATTACGCCCTTTACGTTCAGGGATGTAGATAATAAATTGGTTCAGTGGTATAAATTAAACCAAACAAATAGAGAAGAAGTTCCTGTTCACTTAATATTATTTGCAATTATGGATAGGTATGAAAATAATAATTCCATTGCTTTTAATGAATTACTGGAAGGTGTGAATGCCCCTGGAGCAATATTTTCAATTACTGAATCTGGATTGGAGAATAAATTAAGAGAGGCTGTAGAACACTGGCCTACAAATTTAATATATAATAGCACAGCAGGAAATAGGGTATTGCAGATAAGAAAGCCCTTAGATAAGTGGTCAGTTTTAAATGAGTATTATGGTTAA
- a CDS encoding CHAP domain-containing protein: MSKAWILFCLVCIAGIGIGWVPDRNLLVQGNVVTIAEAEVGVREATNRNDGVRVGEYQHAAGCRKGDAWCTCFVVWVFKQAGYRMPKTGWSPDLFPASRVVKTPVAGCVMGIYFTAKRRIAHSGIVTLVHNEKIYTIEGNTNLNGSAEGDGVYKRVRHLKTIKSFAEWR; encoded by the coding sequence ATGTCAAAAGCTTGGATTTTATTTTGCCTTGTTTGCATTGCTGGTATTGGCATCGGTTGGGTGCCTGATCGCAATCTGCTAGTTCAGGGCAATGTCGTAACTATTGCCGAAGCAGAAGTAGGCGTACGCGAAGCCACGAACCGGAATGATGGTGTGAGGGTAGGCGAATATCAGCATGCGGCCGGTTGCCGTAAGGGAGATGCCTGGTGTACATGTTTTGTAGTCTGGGTGTTTAAGCAAGCGGGTTATAGGATGCCTAAGACCGGCTGGAGCCCGGATTTATTTCCTGCATCGAGAGTGGTTAAAACTCCGGTTGCTGGCTGTGTAATGGGGATATATTTTACTGCTAAACGCCGGATTGCACATTCAGGCATCGTAACACTGGTGCACAATGAGAAGATTTACACCATTGAGGGCAATACAAACTTAAACGGCAGTGCTGAGGGCGATGGGGTGTATAAAAGAGTAAGGCATTTGAAAACCATTAAATCTTTTGCAGAATGGCGGTGA
- a CDS encoding DUF6266 family protein has product MGIITNGILGGFRKRTGAVVGAFWRGLDVIRARPRKSEKPPTQEQLDQRVRFAMIIAFLKQIKSLIQIGYKTSAKVKTQMNIAVSENLKNAVTGVSPDFSIDFENVKYSKGTIVLPSDLTVTAVAGAKANLAWGYVPASDDEDYDGSDLITVVVYNVDKEKFMYVRNIAPRSAMAYVFQLPMSFLDDVLHCYASFNSVKNKPKTSNSVYLGAITVI; this is encoded by the coding sequence ATGGGAATAATTACCAATGGAATCCTCGGTGGGTTCCGAAAACGTACCGGCGCCGTTGTGGGTGCCTTCTGGCGTGGTTTGGATGTAATCAGGGCTAGGCCGCGCAAAAGCGAGAAACCACCTACCCAGGAGCAGCTGGATCAGCGGGTGAGATTTGCAATGATCATCGCTTTTCTAAAACAGATTAAAAGTTTGATCCAGATCGGCTACAAAACGTCGGCTAAGGTGAAAACGCAAATGAACATTGCGGTTTCTGAAAACCTTAAAAATGCGGTTACAGGCGTATCTCCTGATTTCAGCATTGATTTTGAAAACGTAAAGTACAGCAAGGGCACAATTGTATTACCTTCTGATTTAACGGTTACTGCGGTTGCAGGTGCCAAAGCCAACCTGGCCTGGGGTTATGTACCTGCCAGTGACGATGAGGATTATGACGGCAGTGACTTAATTACTGTAGTGGTTTACAATGTAGACAAGGAAAAGTTCATGTACGTAAGGAATATTGCACCAAGATCTGCAATGGCTTATGTGTTTCAGCTGCCCATGAGTTTTCTGGACGATGTGTTGCATTGCTATGCCAGCTTTAATTCTGTGAAAAATAAGCCTAAGACATCTAATAGCGTGTATTTAGGAGCCATAACCGTGATTTAA